A portion of the Cyanobium sp. PCC 7001 genome contains these proteins:
- a CDS encoding N-acetylmuramoyl-L-alanine amidase: MPATIYLHWAATPYDWVRPGHYHSIIAGDGTLHRLHAYTIDLPAHTWRRNSNAVALSCACMGGRPDPWTIPPTEAQLDRMCREAAEIARGWGWGAEEITIERVMTHAEAASNRDGRWMHDNYGPVIWGGSGERWDFLQLSKGGPPTGGDELRQRIRAALAGSPPPEAAKPSPLAFRRAATMTARGQELAVEIDEHGTSWALAADLLRRYEIPFAWEASRRRILIGSLDVAPTYRHDQVQPAVGWPLFEMTLLSGPAPVILRGLLRESRAWCRVLEFAEEFGISVSFEPFTLLERRGG; the protein is encoded by the coding sequence ATGCCGGCCACGATCTACCTGCACTGGGCTGCCACGCCCTACGACTGGGTGCGGCCGGGGCACTACCACTCGATCATTGCCGGTGACGGCACGCTGCACCGCCTGCACGCCTACACGATCGATCTGCCGGCCCACACCTGGCGCCGCAACAGCAATGCCGTGGCCCTCTCCTGCGCCTGCATGGGCGGCCGCCCGGATCCCTGGACGATCCCGCCCACCGAGGCCCAGCTCGATCGGATGTGCCGCGAGGCGGCCGAGATCGCCCGCGGCTGGGGCTGGGGCGCTGAGGAGATCACGATCGAGCGGGTGATGACCCACGCCGAGGCCGCCTCCAACCGCGACGGCCGCTGGATGCATGACAACTACGGCCCCGTGATCTGGGGCGGCAGCGGCGAGCGCTGGGACTTTCTGCAGCTCAGTAAGGGCGGCCCGCCCACCGGTGGCGACGAGCTGCGCCAGCGCATCCGCGCCGCTCTGGCCGGCAGTCCGCCCCCCGAAGCCGCCAAGCCCTCTCCCCTCGCCTTCCGCCGCGCCGCCACCATGACGGCCCGCGGCCAGGAGCTGGCGGTGGAGATCGACGAGCACGGCACCTCCTGGGCCCTCGCTGCCGATCTGCTGCGCCGCTACGAGATCCCCTTCGCCTGGGAGGCCAGCCGTCGCCGCATCCTGATCGGCAGCCTCGATGTGGCGCCCACCTACCGCCACGACCAGGTGCAGCCCGCGGTGGGCTGGCCCCTGTTCGAGATGACCCTGCTCAGCGGCCCCGCTCCGGTGATCCTGCGCGGCCTGCTGCGGGAGAGCCGGGCCTGGTGCCGCGTGCTCGAATTCGCCGAGGAGTTCGGCATCAGCGTGAGTTTCGAGCCGTTCACCCTGCTCGAGCGGCGGGGCGGTTAG
- a CDS encoding nucleoside-diphosphate sugar epimerase/dehydratase, with the protein MTLPPRWPRLGRIPLLLRRLPLLLADVVLLPLAVWLSFLLRLADPWPTELEQSLWLLPTVLVIGLPLYALSGQYRGLTRYVGSAALYQLAIRNALLVLLVAFAGLQLQLPAPPRSSWLLLWILLTVFTGGLRFALRDLLLGQAPPGPRPRRQRVVIVGADAAAAQLAAALRLGHDTRIAAFLDDDPGLWHRTLYGVPVLPPERLPRLLRSSRVDQLILSTPSLPQAERRRLLASLQGFGVPVLQVPAVEEIASGRATIDTLRPVPIEDLLGRESVPPDPALLGAAITGRSVLVSGAGGSIGSELCRQILRLRPSRLVLLERSELALYAIGQELAAWGSAVPVVEVLGDVAEQAFLEGVLRSQAVQVLFHAAAYKHVPLVEANICAGLANNLFGTRSALQASLACGLERFTLISTDKAVRPANAMGASKRLCELLVQNAAAAQGRHPERTICSMVRFGNVLGSSGSVVPLFRRQIAAGGPVTVTHPEITRFFMTIPEAVQLVLQASAMATGGEVFLLDMGEPVRITDLARQMIQLSGASVRDADHPDGEIEIHYTGLRPGEKLHEELLLGSASDPTAHPLIRRAREASLQPERLEPPLAALEAALRRWDEAGALAALQRLVPDYHPASTGLAGQPR; encoded by the coding sequence GTGACGCTTCCACCGCGCTGGCCCCGGCTTGGCCGCATCCCGCTGCTGCTGCGTCGCCTGCCCCTGCTGCTGGCCGATGTGGTGCTGCTGCCCCTGGCCGTGTGGCTCAGCTTCCTGCTGCGCCTGGCCGATCCCTGGCCGACGGAGCTGGAGCAGTCGCTCTGGCTGCTGCCCACCGTGCTGGTGATCGGCCTGCCCCTCTATGCCCTCAGCGGCCAGTACCGGGGGCTCACCCGCTACGTGGGCAGTGCTGCCCTCTACCAGCTGGCCATCCGCAACGCCCTGCTGGTGCTGCTGGTGGCCTTCGCCGGCCTACAGCTGCAGCTTCCGGCGCCGCCCCGCAGCAGCTGGCTGCTGCTCTGGATCCTGCTCACGGTGTTCACCGGCGGCCTGCGTTTCGCCCTGCGCGACCTGCTGCTCGGCCAGGCGCCCCCGGGGCCGCGGCCCCGGCGTCAGCGGGTGGTGATCGTGGGGGCGGATGCGGCCGCCGCCCAGCTGGCCGCCGCGTTGCGGCTCGGCCACGACACCCGCATCGCCGCCTTCCTCGACGACGACCCCGGCCTCTGGCACCGCACCCTCTACGGGGTGCCGGTGCTGCCTCCCGAGCGCCTACCGCGGCTGCTGCGCAGCAGCCGCGTGGATCAGCTCATCCTCTCCACCCCCTCGCTGCCCCAGGCTGAGCGTCGGCGCCTGCTGGCCAGCCTGCAGGGCTTCGGCGTGCCGGTGCTGCAGGTGCCCGCGGTGGAGGAGATCGCCTCGGGCCGCGCCACGATCGACACCCTGCGACCGGTGCCGATCGAGGACCTGCTCGGCCGCGAGAGCGTGCCGCCCGACCCCGCCCTGCTGGGGGCGGCGATCACCGGCCGCAGCGTGCTGGTGAGCGGAGCCGGCGGCTCGATCGGCTCCGAGCTCTGCCGCCAGATCCTGCGGCTGCGGCCGTCGCGGCTGGTGCTGCTCGAGCGCAGCGAGCTGGCCCTCTACGCGATCGGCCAGGAGCTGGCCGCCTGGGGCTCAGCCGTGCCGGTGGTGGAGGTGCTCGGCGACGTGGCCGAGCAGGCCTTCCTGGAGGGTGTGCTGCGCAGCCAGGCCGTGCAGGTGCTGTTCCATGCGGCCGCCTACAAGCACGTGCCGCTGGTGGAGGCCAACATCTGCGCCGGCCTGGCCAACAACCTCTTCGGCACCCGCAGCGCCCTCCAGGCCTCCCTGGCCTGCGGCCTGGAGCGCTTCACCCTCATCTCCACCGACAAGGCCGTGCGCCCCGCCAACGCCATGGGTGCCAGCAAGCGCCTGTGCGAGCTCCTGGTGCAGAACGCCGCCGCCGCTCAGGGGCGTCACCCCGAGCGCACGATCTGCTCGATGGTGCGCTTCGGCAACGTGCTCGGCTCCTCCGGCTCGGTGGTGCCCCTGTTCCGCCGCCAGATCGCCGCCGGCGGCCCCGTCACGGTGACCCACCCGGAGATCACCCGCTTCTTCATGACCATCCCCGAGGCGGTGCAGCTGGTGCTCCAGGCCAGCGCCATGGCCACCGGCGGTGAGGTGTTCCTGCTCGACATGGGGGAGCCGGTGCGGATCACCGACCTGGCCCGCCAGATGATCCAGCTCTCCGGCGCCAGCGTGCGCGATGCCGACCATCCCGACGGTGAGATCGAGATCCACTACACCGGTCTGCGGCCAGGCGAGAAGCTGCACGAGGAGCTGCTGCTGGGTTCCGCCAGCGACCCCACGGCCCACCCCCTGATCCGGCGGGCCCGCGAGGCCTCGCTGCAGCCCGAGCGTCTCGAGCCGCCGCTGGCTGCCCTGGAGGCCGCCCTGCGCCGCTGGGATGAGGCCGGCGCCCTCGCCGCCCTGCAGCGCCTGGTGCCCGACTACCACCCCGCGTCCACCGGGCTGGCCGGCCAGCCTCGGTAG
- a CDS encoding glycosyl transferase has translation MAPAGVLALAAALLSWTLLGLLLPGLRRALPDHPNARSSHRRVTPRGGGVVFALVGSAGALLLGLRLPALCLPLALVGLLDDRRSLPPGPRLAAQLATALLLVGLSPLGQSPWLALLLALAATALINLVNFMDGLDGLVAGCLVVWLAAAAWGGQPALWPLVGALLGFLPWNWSPARVFMGDAGSTFLGAVLASAVLAAPGWRESLPLLLVALPLLGDAGVCLLRRLRAGHRLWQAHRLHLYQRLQQAGWSHRRVAGLYSAATAALALAWRLGGWPWLLALAAAVLLLGAWLERCVAVPFDPPPSVSATLSPPG, from the coding sequence ATGGCCCCAGCTGGCGTCCTCGCCCTGGCAGCCGCGCTGCTCTCCTGGACCCTGCTGGGCCTGCTCCTGCCCGGGCTGCGCCGCGCCCTGCCCGACCATCCCAACGCCCGCAGCTCCCACCGGCGCGTCACCCCCCGCGGCGGCGGCGTGGTCTTCGCCCTGGTGGGCAGCGCTGGTGCCCTGCTGCTGGGCCTCCGCCTGCCAGCCCTCTGCCTGCCGCTGGCCCTGGTGGGCCTGCTCGACGACCGCCGCTCCCTTCCGCCCGGGCCGCGGCTGGCGGCCCAGCTGGCCACGGCGCTCCTCCTGGTGGGGCTGAGTCCGCTGGGGCAGTCGCCGTGGCTGGCGCTGCTGCTCGCCCTGGCCGCCACCGCCCTGATCAACCTCGTGAACTTCATGGACGGCCTCGACGGCCTGGTGGCGGGTTGCCTGGTGGTGTGGCTGGCCGCCGCCGCCTGGGGCGGCCAGCCGGCTCTCTGGCCCCTGGTGGGAGCCCTGCTCGGCTTCCTGCCCTGGAACTGGAGCCCGGCCCGGGTGTTCATGGGCGATGCGGGCAGCACCTTCCTCGGTGCGGTGCTCGCCAGTGCGGTGCTGGCGGCGCCGGGCTGGCGGGAGTCGTTGCCGCTGCTGCTGGTGGCCCTGCCCCTGCTGGGCGATGCCGGCGTGTGCCTGCTCCGGCGCCTGCGGGCCGGCCACCGCCTCTGGCAGGCCCACCGGCTGCACCTCTACCAGCGGCTGCAGCAGGCGGGCTGGAGCCACCGGCGGGTGGCCGGGCTCTACAGCGCCGCCACCGCCGCCCTGGCCCTGGCCTGGCGCCTGGGGGGCTGGCCCTGGCTGCTGGCCCTCGCCGCCGCCGTGCTGCTGCTGGGGGCGTGGCTGGAGCGCTGCGTGGCGGTGCCCTTTGACCCACCGCCTAGCGTGAGCGCCACCCTCTCGCCGCCAGGGTGA